The proteins below come from a single Zea mays cultivar B73 chromosome 8, Zm-B73-REFERENCE-NAM-5.0, whole genome shotgun sequence genomic window:
- the LOC100194238 gene encoding BURP domain-containing protein 3-like precursor: protein MERLLAGLLLGFLLLIASVGSHATRAPDQYWKSALPDTPMPSSLSQLLNTPAGKGGVGGGSSGKKPGGTTVGVGKGGVGVNVNPTKPGGAGTTVGVGKGGVGVGVNPGYGKPGGTTVGVGKGRVGVHVNPGKKPVHVPVGPFQYEYAASETQLHDDPSVALFFREEDLQPGKKTTVQFANTAMAGAKFLPRSDAEAIPFSSEKVPEILGRFSVDPDSVEAAEMAQTLHDCEAPAARGERKACATSLESMVDFATASLGTSHVRAASTVVGREGSPRQEYTVTGVKRAGGGRLVACHAEPYAYAVFACHLTQQTRAYSVSMLGRDGTAVDAVAVCHADTSGWNPKHVAFQVLRVKPGTVPICHFLPQDHVVWTRGG, encoded by the exons ATGGAGAGGCTCCTTGCCGGCCTACTACTCGGCTTCCTATTATTG ATCGCGTCAGTAGGAAGCCATGCAACTCGTGCTCCAGATCAGTACTGGAAGTCTGCTCTTCCCGACACTCCCATGCCGAGCTCCCTCTCCCAACTCCTCAACACCCCAGCTG GCAAGGGCGGCGTCGGTGGAGGCAGCAGCGGCAAGAAGCCCGGCGGCACCACGGTGGGAGTTGGGAAAGGGGGAGTGGGCGTTAACGTTAACCCTACCAAACCCGGCGGCGCCGGTACAACCGTTGGCGTTGGCAAAGGtggcgtcggcgtcggcgtcaATCCCGGGTACGGCAAGCCGGGTGGCACCACGGTGGGCGTTGGCAAGGGCAGGGTTGGCGTCCACGTGAACCCGGGCAAGAAGCCCGTCCACGTCCCCGTCGGCCCTTTCCAGTACGAGTACGCCGCATCGGAGACGCAGTTGCACGACGACCCCAGCGTGGCGCTCTTCTTCCGAGAGGAGGACCTGCAGCCCGGTAAGAAGACGACCGTCCAGTTCGCCAACACCGCGATGGCCGGCGCCAAGTTCCTCCCGCGAAGCGATGCCGAGGCCATCCCGTTCTCCTCCGAGAAGGTCCCCGAGATCCTCGGCCGCTTCTCGGTGGACCCGGACTCCGTGGAGGCGGCGGAGATGGCGCAGACGCTGCACGACTGCGAGGCGCCCGCGGCCAGGGGCGAGAGGAAGGCGTGCGCCACGTCGCTGGAATCCATGGTGGACTTTGCCACCGCCAGCCTCGGGACCAGCCACGTGAGGGCCGCGTCGACGGTCGTGGGGAGGGAGGGCTCGCCGAGGCAGGAGTACACCGTGACAGGCGTGAagcgggcgggcggcgggcgcctGGTGGCCTGCCACGCGGAGCCGTACGCGTACGCCGTGTTCGCGTGCCACTTGACGCAGCAGACGCGGGCGTACTCGGTGTCGATGCTGGGCAGGGACGGCACGGCCGTGGACGCTGTCGCGGTGTGCCACGCCGACACGTCCGGCTGGAACCCCAAGCACGTCGCGTTCCAGGTGCTCAGGGTGAAGCCCGGCACGGTGCCGATCTGCCACTTCCTGCCGCAGGACCACGTCGTCTGGACCCGCGGCGGCTGA